Genomic segment of Streptomyces longhuiensis:
GTCGAGCGCCCGCTTGGCCGCCGCCACCTGCGGCTGCCCGCCGTCGACGACGACCAGCTGGGGCGGGTACGCGAACCGCTTGGGACGGCCGTCGTCCTCGGTGAGACGGGACTCGATCGGGCCGTCCTCGTCCGCCGGCTCGGCGTCGGACCACTCCCCCGACTTCTCCTGCGCCGCCAGATAGCGCTTGAAGCGGCGCGTGATCACCTCATGCATGGAGCGGACGTCGTCCTGCCCCTCGAAGCCCTTGATCTGGAAGCGCCGGTACTCGCTCTTCCTGGCCAGGCCGTCCTCGAAGACGACCATGGAGGCCACGACGTCGTCACCCTGGAGGTGGGAGATGTCGTAGCACTCGATGCGCAGCGGGGCGCTGTCCAGCTCGAGAGCCCCGGCGATCTCCTCGAGGGCGCGCGAGCGCGTGGTGAGGTCGGAGGCGCGCTTGGTCTTGTGGAGCGCGAGCGCCTGCTGCGCGTTCCTGTGGACCGTCTCCATGAGGGCCTTCTTGTCGCCGCGCTGCGGGATCCTCAGCGACACGTTCGACCCGCGGCGCGTGGTGAGCCACTCCTGTACGGGCTCCAGGGGCTCGGGCAGCGCGGGCACGAGGACCTCCTTGGGCACGGCGTCCCCGCGTTCCTCGCCGTACAGCTGCTGGAGCGCGTGCTCCACGAGGTCACCGCTGGTGACCGCCTCGACCTTGTCCGTGACCCAGCCGCGCTGGCCGCGCACGCGCCCGCCCCGCACATGGAAGATCTGCACGGCGGCCTCCAGCTCGTCCTCGGCGAGGGCGATCAGGTCGGCGTCCGTGGCGTCGGCGAGGACGACGGCGCTCTTCTCCATCGCCTTGCGCAGCGCCTCTATGTCGTCACGCAGGCGCGCGGCGCGCTCGTACTCCATCTCCTCGGCGGCGTCCGTCATGTCCTTCTCGAGACGACGGATGTACGTGCCGGTGCGGCCGGTCATGAAGTCGCAGAAGTCCTCGGCCAGTTCGCGGTGCTCCTCGGGGGAGACGCGGCCCACGCAGGGGGCCGAGCACTTGCCGATGTAGCCGAGGAGGCAGGGGCGGCCGGTGCGGGCGGCGTTCTTGAAGACGCCGGCGGAGCAGGTGCGGACCGGGAAGACGCGCAGCAGCAGGTCGACGGTGTCGCGGATGGCCCAGGCGTGCCCGTAGGGACCGAAGTAGCGCACGCCCTTCTTCTTCTGGCCGCGCATGACCTGCACGCGCGGGAAGTCCTCGTTCATCGTCACCGCGAGGTAGGGATAGCTCTTGTCGTCGCGGTACTTGACGTTGAACCGGGGGTCGTACTCCTTGATCCAGGAGTACTCCAGCTGGAGCGCCTCGACCTCCGTGGACACCACGGTCCACTCCACGGACGCGGCCGTGGTGACCATCGTGCGGGTGCGGGGGTGCAGGTTCGCCAGGTCCTGGAAGTAGTTGGCCAGGCGCTGGCGCAGGCTTTTCGCCTTCCCGACGTAGATCACCCGGCGGTGCTCGTCACGGAACCTGTACACCCCTGGGGAGTCCGGGATCTGTCCCGGCTGGGGGCGGTAGCTGGAAGGGTCGGCCATGTCAGACACCCTACTTGCGGCCACCGACAGTGAGGTTGCCCACGCGTTTCCCGGAGCGGTCCCGCCGCCCGCCGGACCGGACGGTTGCGCATCGAGTCTTGTCCGGTGCAGATCAACACGCTTCAATGCCGGGTGAATTGGGGCCGCGCACGCCCCGGCCGGACGGCCGTTGTGAGGATGCACGGGGGAGGGCCCTGGATGTCGTACGGCACACAGCACGCGGACGCCGGCGTGCCCGCACTGGAGACGGCCCTGCGGGCGGGGCCCTTCCATGTCGCCCTGCGGGCCGCGATCACCGCGCGCGGGCTGCCGCTGCACCGCGTGCAGCACCATCTGACCCGCCACGGCGTCACGGTCGGCGTCACCAGTCTGAGCTACTGGCAGCAGGGGGCCAGGCGCCCGCAGCGCACCGAGTCCCTACGTGCCGTGCGCGCACTGGAGGAGATCCTGGACCTGCCCGACGAGTCCCTGATCCGGCTGCTCGCCAAGGACGAGGAACACACGGCCCGCCGACGCCCCTCGACCCGCTCCTACCGCTCGCTCGTCGAGGCCTCGGGCGTCCTCGAACAGTTCCTCGCCGAGCTCGGCTCGTCCCCGGACGGCGGCCTGCACACGGTCGGCCATCACGAGCGGGTGCGGATCGGGGCACGCCGCGAGCTCCTCGGCCTCGACTCCCAGCACATCGTGCGCGCCCACCAGGACGGCGTGGACCGCTACGTGGCCGTCCACCACGGAGACCCGGGATGCAGCACGGATCACGTCTCGGTACGCGCACTGGAGAACTGCCGCACGGGGCGGGTGCGGCGGCACCGGGGAACGGGCATCGTCGTGGCGGAGCTGCTCTTCGACGCGCGGCTGCGGGCGGGCGACACGTTCCTCTTCCGCTACGGCTTCGAGGACGGCACGGCGGGCCCCTCGTCGGAGTACCTGCGCGGCTTCGGCTTCGCGGGCGGGCAGTACGCGCTCCAGGTCAGGTTCACCGAGGGCGTCCTGCCCGTGCGCTGTCACCGCTTCACCCAGCACTCGGCGGCGGCCCCGCGCGGCGGCCGTCAGGACCTGCCGCTCAGCGCGAGCCACCGCGCGGTCCACGTGGTGGAGCCGCAGGTGCGGGCGGGGATCCTGGGGATCGGGTGGGACTGGGAGGGCTGATCGGCGGGGTGGGGCCGATCTGATCGGGGTCCAGGTCCGGTCAGGCCGCCGGGCCCGCGACGATCTTGCCGTTCTTCACCTCGACCGGCACCTTCGCCAGCGGCTGAGTCGCCGGGTCGTGCAGCACCTTCCCGGTCTCCGCGTCGAACTTGCTGCCGTGGCAGGAGCACGTGAGCTCCGTGCCCTCCAGCATGCTGATGGGGCACCCCGCGTGCGTGCAGATGGTGCTGAACGCGGCGTACCTGTCGGCCGACGGACGGCTGACCACCACATTCTCGTCCCGGTACAGCTTGACGCCGCCCACGGGCACCTCGTCGGCCTTGCCGAGGTCGACCGGTGCCGTCGGCGCCGACTCCGCGCGGCCCCCCGACCCGCCCGGCGAGCAGGCGGCGATCCCGAGCCCCGCGGTCCCGGCGAGGGCGGCACCCCGCAGCACGGTTCGGCGGGCGGGCGACGTGCCGGGCATGGGGACTCCAGGGGTCGGTCGGGGCGAGGACGGGTGGGCCACTGCACGCCAAGGCGCACATGGGTGACAGATCCGACGATACCGGTGGGGCGGATGGTGCCTCGTGGGACCCTGGCGCCGGCCACATCCGTCGCTTCCGGGCCGCCCTGGTTCTGCGCCATGGCGGCCCTTCCTCCGCACCCTGGCCGTCCTGCTTCGGCACCATCCTGACGGCCCTTCCTCTTCACCGTCCCGGCCGTCCTTGTTCCGCACCGTCCCGGACCATCCCGGCCGCCCTTGTTCCGGACCATCCCGGCCGCCCTTGTTCCGCACCGTCCCGGCCGTCCCGCTTCTGCGGCATCCTGTACGGACGTCAGACGTCATCCGCCGCCCCGGGAGAGAGCACCGCGTGAACCGTCCCACCGCCCGCGACGTGGCCGAACTGGCCGGCGTCTCACGTGCCGCCGTGTCCTTCGTCTTCAGCGGCCGGGCGCAGGGCAACCTCTCCGCCGACACCCAGGCGAGGATCAGGGCGGCGGCCGACGAGCTCGGCTACCGCCCGGACGAGGTCGCCCGTTCCCTGCGCACCCGCCGCAGCGCGGTCATCGGCATGCTCAGCGACGAGATCGCGACCAGCCCGTTCGCCGGACGCATGGTGCTCGGGGCCATGGAGGCGGCACGCGCGCGTGGCCACCAGGTGCTGCTCCTGGAATCCCGCAAGGACCCCGCCCTGGAGGCCGAGGCCGTCGCCGAGCTGCGGGCCCGCCGGGTCGACGGAATCGTCTACGCCGCGATGTCGATGCGCAGCACGAGCGTGCCGACGGCCCTGGCGCCCGAGCGGTGCGTGCTCGCCAACTGCGTGGCGCGAGAGCCCGGTTCGTACGCCTCGGTGGTCGCGGACGAGCGCGGGGGCGGCCGGTCGGCGGTCGACGTGCTGATCCGGGCGGGCCACCGCGACATCGCGCTGCTCGGCGGCGAGACGGACAACATCGCGGCGTCCGACCGGGCCCGCGGCTTCGGCGACGGACTGCGCGCCGCCGGGCTGAAGGCCCGCCCCGAGTGGACGCTGCGGGTGGGCTGGCAGATCGACGAGGGCTACGCGGGCGCGCTGCGCGTCCTGGACACGGCGGATCCGGACGCGCGCCCCACGGGCATCGTCTGCGCCAACGACCGTGTGGCCACAGGTGTGTTGCTCGCCGCGGCCGGCCTCGGCATCTCCGTACCGGACGATCTGTCGGTGGTCGGCTACGACGACCAGGACCAGATGGCCGACCACCTCGTCCCGGCGCTCACGACGATCGCGCTGCCGCACCACGCGATGGGCGCGGCGGCGGTGGACCTGCTCCTGGACTCGGTGGCCGCGGACGAGGACGTCGACCCCGCGACCCAGCGCGTCCTGGAGTGCCCCGTGGTCGAGCGGGCGTCGGTGGTGGCGCCGGGGCGACGGAGGTGACGGAGGCCGCGGGGAACGGGTACGCGCCCCCTCCGGGATCAGTCCGCGACCGCCCACGCCTCCACCGTCAACTCGCCTGCCCCCTGAGTGACTTCGGCCGACAGCAGGCCGGTCGGCGCCGGGTGGACCTTCTCCGTGAGCATCACCCGCTCGCCCCAGAACGCCTCGATCAACGGCCCGTCCACGAACACCCGTAGCCGCCCGCCCGGCGACACCGCTCCCGTCGCCGCGGTCACCGTGTCCGAACGCCGGTACGGACGCGTGGCCGTCGCCGGAGCGCCGGTCCTGTCGAGCGTGAGGGTGCCCTTGGTGGGGTTCACCCGCAGCGCCACGGCGGGGCCGAGCCGCAGTTCGGCCTCGGTGTCCGGCTGCGTCACGGCGACATCGAGGACGACTTCGTACGCCACCGGGAGTTCGTCGCCGACCCGGACCGGCGTGCCCCGCAGCGCCATCAGCTCCCGCGCGGGCGCCATCCGCAGCGAGCCGTCCGCGTGCAGCCCGAGCTCGCGCGGATACGACAGGCACCCGGCCCAGCCCGCCGCCACGGACTCGGCCTCCGTGCGCGACTCCCAGCTCCACCCCCACACGAGGGTGCGATCGCTCTCGACCAGGGCGGTCGGCGCGTAGAAGTCGCGTCCGTGGTCGAGCACTCCCCCGGCCCCCGCCTCCGCGACGAAACGCAGACCACCGTCCGCCGTGGGGCGCAGCTCGCCGGTCAGGTAGCTCGTCGCGTACGTGATGTCGTCGATCCAGAGCGAGAGCAGAAGCACCCAGCGGCCGTCACCCGCGGGCAGCAGGGCCGGGCACTCCCAGGCGGTGGCCGGTGCGGCTCGGCGCGCGGCGACCGGGTCGGTCCCGTCGATCAGCGAACCCGCGTAGGTCCAGTCGGTCAGCGCGTCGACGCGGTAGAGCAGGACGTCGGGCAGGCCGCCGAGGTGACCCGCTCCCACGACGGCCCAGCGCCGCCCCTCGTGCGTGAAGACGTAGGGGTCGCGGAACGCGGTCAGGTCGAGGCCGGCCGGCGGGCCGGGGACGACGGGTTCGGGTTCCGCCTTGAACGCCGTGACGTCCGGGTCCGTGGCGCGGGCGAGCATGACGGAACCGATGCCGTCGTGGCGGTCCATGCCGGTGTAGACGGCGGTCGGCACACCGTCGTCGACGACCGCGCAGCCCGACCAGACGCCCAGCTCGTCGCGGGTTCCGGGGGTGGGCGTGAGCGCGATGCCGTGGTCGGTCCAGCGGACCAGGTCGGGGCTCGAGGCGTGACCCCAGTGGATGTCGCCCCACACGGGCGCGCCGGGGTTGTGCTGGAAGAAGAGGTGGTAGCGGCCGTTGCTGAAGACCGGGCCGTTCGGGTCGTTGCACCACTGCCCCGCGGCGGGCCTGACGTGGTGGCGGGGCACGTTGCGGTCGGCCATGTCGTCGGCCATGTCGGCGGCTCCCTGTTCGCTGAGTCCGGCTGATCGTCATGCCGCCGGAACCTTGATTTAACGAACCTAACACGTGATAGTTGTGGCCATCTAGCACGTGTTAGGTCTCTGCCGGAAGCTCGCGTTCCGGCATCATGAGTCAGCGCGACAGGCGCGAAGGAGCGCAGCAGATGACCGACCAGACGACGCCGGGGCCCGCCCCGACGGCCCGCCCCGTACCCCCCGTCGCCCACACGGGAACCGGCGCCCCGGCCCCCACGACCGCCACCCTTGGCGTCTCCGCCGCAGCTGTCTCCACGGCGGACGCCACTGGCACCAGGGTCCCCGGCATCGCAGTCCCCACGGGCACCGCGCTCCCGGCGGGCACCACCGCCACCCCGGGCGCCACCGGCGCCGCCGGCGCCGCCGCCTCCGACGCAACCGTTCCCACGGCGGGCATCGCCACCCCGGGTACCACCACCCCGGGCGCACCGGGCACCAGCACTTGCCTCCCTATAAGCACCACACTTCCGGCGAGCACCGCCCCCACCGCCCCCACCCCCACCGCGGGCACCACCGCCAGCCCGGGAGCACCGGGCACCCCAGGCACCACCACCCCAGGCGCACCAGGCACCACCCCCACCCCAGGCACCGCGACCCCCAGCACCGACCTCCCCGCAGGCACCGCCCTCAGCGTCGTCCTCCCCACGACTACCGCCCCCACCCCCACAGCGGCCCCCACCCCCACCCCCGCAAGCCGGCGGCGGGTGAACTTCACGCTTGCCAGCGCCGCGCTCTTCATGTTCTTCGTGACCTGGTCACTGTCCTGGTCGCTGTTCTCGATCTGGCTCACCCAGGACATCGGCCTCTCCGCGGGCCGTAGTTCCCTCGTCATCAGTGCCAACGCCGTCGGCTGCCTGCTGACCATGCCCCTCTACGGCTACGTCCAGGACAAACTGGGCCTGCGCAAGAACCTCCTGTACTGGATCGGCGGCCTGATGCTGCTGGTCGGCCCCATGTACATCTATGTCTACGGGCCCCTGCTCAAGACCCACTTCGCGCTCGGCCTCGTCGTCGGCTCCGTCTATCTGGCCATGGCCTTCGCGGTCGCCGTCGCCACTCTGGAGAGCTACACCGAACGGCTCGGCCGCTTCCACGGCTTCGAGTTCGGCCGGGCCCGCATGTTCGGCTCGCTGGGCTGGGCCGCCGCGACATTCTTCGCCGGGCGACTGTTCAACATCGACCCCGAGCTCAACTTCTGGGCGGCGTCCGTCTCCGCCGCCGTCTTCGTCGCCCTCATCGCCGCGATCCGAGTCACGGACGGCCGTCGCTCCGCCGCCGTGGACGCCGCCGCCTCGTCGGTCTCGCTCACCGACGTGCGTTCCCTGCTGCGCTATCCGGCGTTCTGGGGGCTGCTGCTCTTCGTGGTCGCGGTGACGGCGACGTACAACACGTACGACCAGATGTTCCCCTCGTACTTCTCGTCGCTCTTCGGCACCAAGGCCGAGGGCAACCAGATGTACAGCGACCTGAACTCCTTCCAGGTCTTCCTGGAAGCCGGCGGCATGGCCCTCGCGCCGTTCCTCGTCAACCGGCTCGGCCCGAAGCGGTCACTGCTCCTGTCCGGCTTCGTCATGGCGACCCGCATCGGCCTCTCCGGCCTGGTCACCGACCCCATGGCGATCTCGGCGGTCAAGCTGATGCACGCGGCCGAGCTGCCGATCATGCTGATCGCGATCTTCAAGTACATCAACCGGCACTTCGAGTCCCGCCTGTCGTCCTCGATCTATCTGGTCGGCTTCCAGCTCGCGGCGCAGCTCGGCGCGGCGATCATCTCCCCGCTGGCCGGCATCGGCTACGACAGCCTCGGCTTCGCGCCCACCTATCTGCTCATGGCGGCGATGGTCGCCGCGTTCACCGCCGTCTCCGTCGCCACGCTGCGTCCCGACGCGAAGGGTCTGCCCGAGTCGGTCCCGGACGTGCCCGCTTCCGGCCGGGGCGCTGTGCCCGAGCCCGCGAGCCTCTAGCCTGTGCCTCGCCCCCTGCAGCACCTCCCATCCACCGCACGGCCGCACTCCCCACCGCTCCACAGTTCAGCCCGAAAGGAACCACCCGTGATAGTCGTCGCCGGAGAGGCCCTGATCGACCTCGTGCCGCAGGGCGGGGCCGCCGATGACGGTGGCGACCTGCCCGCGCTCGCGCCCCGGCTCGGCGGCGGCCCCTTCAACACCGCGGTGGCCGTCGGCCGGCTCGGCTCCCCCGTGGCCTTCTGCTCACGGGTCTCCCGCGACGCGTTCGGCGAGGCACTGCTCGGCGGACTCGCGCGGGCCGGCGTGGACGTGTCGTACGTCCAGCGGGGCGACGAACCGACGACGCTGGCCGTCGCGTCGATCGCCGCGGACGGCTCGGCCGGTTACTCGTTCTACGTCGAGGGCACGGCCGACCGGCTCTTCTCCGCGCCCGACCGGCTTCCGCCGGGCACGCGCGCGGTGTCGTTCGGCACGTGCTCGCTGGTTCTGGAGCCGGGCGCGAGCGCGTACGAGGAGCTGATGCGGTCGGCCTCGGCCCAGGGCGTGTTCACCGCACTCGACCCGAACATCCGGGCCGGCCTCATCCCCGACCCGGACGCGTACCGGGCGCGCTTCAAGAGCTGGCTCCCCTCGACCGGCCTGCTCAAGCTGTCCGAGGAGGACGCGCAGTGGCTGGGCGGCACCCCCCAGGAGTGGCTGGCCTCGGGTCCCGCGGCCGTCGTGATCACGCGGGGCGGCGACGGCCTGACGGTCTTCACACGGGGCGGCGCGCGGTACGACGTACCGGGTGAGCGCATCGACGTCGTCGACACGATCGGCGCGGGCGACACCGTGAACGCGGCGCTGCTGCACGGTCTGGCCGCGTGGGACGCGCTGTCCGTGGAGGCGGTGGCGGGCCTCGCCGAGGACGCGTGGCACCGGCTGCTGCGGTTCGCCGCGCGCGCCGCCGCGGTCACCTGCTCGCGAGCCGGCGCCGAGCCCCCTTACTTGTCCGAACTCCCGCCGCTGTAGGGGCCGTTCACCTGCCTCGGTGAGCCGTGCGCGCCCCGCCGGTCACCCGTTGACCGCGCGCAGTGCCCCCGGCCTGCGGCCGCTGAGCCGGTCGAGGGCGGCCGCCGTGGCGTCGTCGGCCGGGAGGTGAACGACGAGGCGCCGGGCGTCGGCCTCGGGCATGGCCGGCGTCTCGTACGCCAGGCGGAGTGTGCCGGCCTCGGGGTGCGCGACGACGTCCGCACCGGTGCGACGGGGCAGGGAGGGGACAGCGGCGAGCCGGTCGGCGAAGGGCGCCCCCGCGGTGACGGTCAGTTCGTCGACGAGCGCGACGACATCCACACCGGCGCGACGAGGCAGGGAAGGGACAGCGGCGAGCCGGTCGGCGAAGGGCGCCCCCGCGGTGACGGTCAGTTCGTCGACGAGCGCGACGACGTGCGGGTCGTAAATCGCGGCCCCGTGCCCGAGGTGGGAGACCTGCTCAGCTGGACATGCAGTTCGTCGAGCCGCAGTGCCAGGGTGGCTGACAGATGAACGCCCGGCGCCCCACGGGGAGTTCCCGTGGGGCGCCGGTTGTTCTCCGTCCGGTCGCGGACCGCCCGCGCTCAGGCCTTGCGGGCCCGCGTGGACTTGGTCGCGGTCTTCTTGGCGGCCGGCTTCTTCGCCGCGGCCTTCGTGGCCGACGTCCCGGCCGCCGTGGTCTTGGCCGTGGCCACCTTCTTCGCCGGGGACTTCGCCGTCGCCGAGACGGTCTTCTTCGCGGCCGCGGCCTTCTTGGCCGCCACCGTCTTCTTCGTACGCGCCGCGGGGACCGTCGCGTCGCTGAACCGGTCGGCGCCGAGGATGTCGCGCAGGAACTTGCCGGTGTGACTGGACGGTTCGGCCGCGACCTCCTCGGGGGTGCCCTCGGCGACGACGAGGCCACCGCCGTTACCGCCCTCGGGGCCCATGTCGACGACCCAGTCGGCGGTCTTGATGACGTCGAGGTTGTGCTCGATGACGATCACCGAGTTCCCCTTGTCGACAAGGCCCGACAGGACGGTGATGAGCTTGCTGATGTCCTCGAAGTGCAGACCGGTGGTCGGCTCGTCGAGGACGTAGACGGTGCGTCCCGTGGACCGCTTCTGCAGCTCGCTCGCCAGCTTCACGCGCTGGGCCTCGCCTCCGGAGAGGGTCGGCGCGGACTGGCCGAGCCGGACGTACCCGAGGCCGACGTCGTTCAGCGTGCGCAGGTGACGGGCGATGCCCGGGACCGCCTCGAAGAAGCCGAGCGCCTCCTCGATGGGCATGTCCAGGACCTCGGCGATGGACTTGCCCTTGTAGTGGACGTCCAGCGTCTCGCGGTTGTAGCGCGCTCCGTGGCAGACCTCGCACGGGACGTAGACGTCCGGCAGGAAGTTCATCTCGATCTTGATGGTGCCGTCGCCGGAGCAGTTCTCGCAGCGGCCGCCCTTGACGTTGAAGGAGAAGCGTCCGGGCAGATAGCCGCGGACCTTCGCCTCGGTGGTCTCGGCGAACAGCTTGCGGACGTGGTCGAAGACTCCGGTGTACGTCGCCGGGTTCGAGCGCGGGGTGCGGCCGATCG
This window contains:
- the uvrC gene encoding excinuclease ABC subunit UvrC — encoded protein: MADPSSYRPQPGQIPDSPGVYRFRDEHRRVIYVGKAKSLRQRLANYFQDLANLHPRTRTMVTTAASVEWTVVSTEVEALQLEYSWIKEYDPRFNVKYRDDKSYPYLAVTMNEDFPRVQVMRGQKKKGVRYFGPYGHAWAIRDTVDLLLRVFPVRTCSAGVFKNAARTGRPCLLGYIGKCSAPCVGRVSPEEHRELAEDFCDFMTGRTGTYIRRLEKDMTDAAEEMEYERAARLRDDIEALRKAMEKSAVVLADATDADLIALAEDELEAAVQIFHVRGGRVRGQRGWVTDKVEAVTSGDLVEHALQQLYGEERGDAVPKEVLVPALPEPLEPVQEWLTTRRGSNVSLRIPQRGDKKALMETVHRNAQQALALHKTKRASDLTTRSRALEEIAGALELDSAPLRIECYDISHLQGDDVVASMVVFEDGLARKSEYRRFQIKGFEGQDDVRSMHEVITRRFKRYLAAQEKSGEWSDAEPADEDGPIESRLTEDDGRPKRFAYPPQLVVVDGGQPQVAAAKRALDELGIDDIAVCGLAKRLEEVWVPDEDDPVILPRTSEGLYLLQRVRDEAHRFAITYQRTKRAKRFKSGPLDEVPGLGDARKQALIKHFGSVKRLRSATIDQICEVPGIGRKTAETIVAAFARAEPAAPAVNTATGEIIEDEDPTATAAVTSEGRRGQEP
- a CDS encoding Rieske (2Fe-2S) protein, coding for MPGTSPARRTVLRGAALAGTAGLGIAACSPGGSGGRAESAPTAPVDLGKADEVPVGGVKLYRDENVVVSRPSADRYAAFSTICTHAGCPISMLEGTELTCSCHGSKFDAETGKVLHDPATQPLAKVPVEVKNGKIVAGPAA
- a CDS encoding LacI family DNA-binding transcriptional regulator; protein product: MNRPTARDVAELAGVSRAAVSFVFSGRAQGNLSADTQARIRAAADELGYRPDEVARSLRTRRSAVIGMLSDEIATSPFAGRMVLGAMEAARARGHQVLLLESRKDPALEAEAVAELRARRVDGIVYAAMSMRSTSVPTALAPERCVLANCVAREPGSYASVVADERGGGRSAVDVLIRAGHRDIALLGGETDNIAASDRARGFGDGLRAAGLKARPEWTLRVGWQIDEGYAGALRVLDTADPDARPTGIVCANDRVATGVLLAAAGLGISVPDDLSVVGYDDQDQMADHLVPALTTIALPHHAMGAAAVDLLLDSVAADEDVDPATQRVLECPVVERASVVAPGRRR
- a CDS encoding glycoside hydrolase family 32 protein codes for the protein MADRNVPRHHVRPAAGQWCNDPNGPVFSNGRYHLFFQHNPGAPVWGDIHWGHASSPDLVRWTDHGIALTPTPGTRDELGVWSGCAVVDDGVPTAVYTGMDRHDGIGSVMLARATDPDVTAFKAEPEPVVPGPPAGLDLTAFRDPYVFTHEGRRWAVVGAGHLGGLPDVLLYRVDALTDWTYAGSLIDGTDPVAARRAAPATAWECPALLPAGDGRWVLLLSLWIDDITYATSYLTGELRPTADGGLRFVAEAGAGGVLDHGRDFYAPTALVESDRTLVWGWSWESRTEAESVAAGWAGCLSYPRELGLHADGSLRMAPARELMALRGTPVRVGDELPVAYEVVLDVAVTQPDTEAELRLGPAVALRVNPTKGTLTLDRTGAPATATRPYRRSDTVTAATGAVSPGGRLRVFVDGPLIEAFWGERVMLTEKVHPAPTGLLSAEVTQGAGELTVEAWAVAD
- a CDS encoding oligosaccharide MFS transporter, with translation MNFTLASAALFMFFVTWSLSWSLFSIWLTQDIGLSAGRSSLVISANAVGCLLTMPLYGYVQDKLGLRKNLLYWIGGLMLLVGPMYIYVYGPLLKTHFALGLVVGSVYLAMAFAVAVATLESYTERLGRFHGFEFGRARMFGSLGWAAATFFAGRLFNIDPELNFWAASVSAAVFVALIAAIRVTDGRRSAAVDAAASSVSLTDVRSLLRYPAFWGLLLFVVAVTATYNTYDQMFPSYFSSLFGTKAEGNQMYSDLNSFQVFLEAGGMALAPFLVNRLGPKRSLLLSGFVMATRIGLSGLVTDPMAISAVKLMHAAELPIMLIAIFKYINRHFESRLSSSIYLVGFQLAAQLGAAIISPLAGIGYDSLGFAPTYLLMAAMVAAFTAVSVATLRPDAKGLPESVPDVPASGRGAVPEPASL
- a CDS encoding carbohydrate kinase family protein gives rise to the protein MIVVAGEALIDLVPQGGAADDGGDLPALAPRLGGGPFNTAVAVGRLGSPVAFCSRVSRDAFGEALLGGLARAGVDVSYVQRGDEPTTLAVASIAADGSAGYSFYVEGTADRLFSAPDRLPPGTRAVSFGTCSLVLEPGASAYEELMRSASAQGVFTALDPNIRAGLIPDPDAYRARFKSWLPSTGLLKLSEEDAQWLGGTPQEWLASGPAAVVITRGGDGLTVFTRGGARYDVPGERIDVVDTIGAGDTVNAALLHGLAAWDALSVEAVAGLAEDAWHRLLRFAARAAAVTCSRAGAEPPYLSELPPL